The following DNA comes from Musa acuminata AAA Group cultivar baxijiao chromosome BXJ1-4, Cavendish_Baxijiao_AAA, whole genome shotgun sequence.
AAAACCCTATAAGCTCGATAAAAataagatccaagatgcaaaaaCCATTTCTTTCCCAAACCCTAGATCGGAAGAAAGACCTGCAGACCTTACTACTTGGACGGGACGGCGCCGACCACTGAGGATGGCGGGGGCCCGCCAAGGAGGCTGGCCTGCTGCATCTCGAGCTCGTTCATCTGCTGCTCACGGTCCATTTCAATGATCAGGGGGACAACGAGGACGAGGAAGGTGGTGCCGGCGATCCAGGCGGCGCGGCCGGTGCTCCAGAGGAGCTTCTTCGCGACGGTGGCCGCGTCGGAGGCGGCGCGCCGGCCGCGGTAGACGACGGGGGAGTTGGAGATGGAGCTCGAGACCCTCGCCAGGACGCCATCACCGGAGCGGCCGGCCCCCGGGAGCGAACCGCGTCGACCCTGAGAAGAAGACATCGTCAGGAGAAGGAATTGGCGGCGCCCGGCAACCAAACGTTCCACCAAGAGCGACGCGAGCGGTCGTAGAAATCCCTTCTTCGTGAGGTTCGCACTAGGGCATATTGTCTTCACGGGCCCAAAATGGTGGCCCAGGTCGACTCTCCAAACTTAACTCCAAGTTTGCTTAATACTAATTAGCTTTAGAACAAATAATATGATTATTAGGGGATATTGTCAATCtatgataatattatatttactcatgtaaactatatatatatatatatatatatatatatatatatatatatatatatatatatatatatatatgaaaatttctaAAGATTCTCTTACAATTTTGATCAACATAATTATttcaaagtatattttatttgtATAATCAACTGATGAAGATTAACTATAAGGTCTATATGTAAATTCTCAAGTTTTGGAAAGATATATATGctataaatacataattttgatgatgttatTATGCTTTTTACACAATTTGTGTTTTTCTTTGTTAATAA
Coding sequences within:
- the LOC135672621 gene encoding mitochondrial import receptor subunit TOM9-2-like: MSSSQGRRGSLPGAGRSGDGVLARVSSSISNSPVVYRGRRAASDAATVAKKLLWSTGRAAWIAGTTFLVLVVPLIIEMDREQQMNELEMQQASLLGGPPPSSVVGAVPSK